The Ignavibacteriales bacterium sequence TGAAACAATATCCTGCTGAGGTGGTTTGAAATTAAATTCCAAATATTTTCTATTGACTGAAATTACTTCATAACCAAGTTTACGTAATGCGTTTACAACCTCATCTTTATTGTAGGCTCTCTGTTCCCCGGTTATCGGTTTTTCCTTACCGCGTTTAATTTTATAAACGTAACCTACTCTTTTTTCAATTTTTTGAATTTTAAGCTGATTTTTTTCGGCAAGTTTTTGAATCTTTTTTTTCGCCTCACCAAATGACGGCTCGCTAAAGCTTCCGCTTATTATTTGACCGTTAGGTTTTTGCGCAGTAAATCTAGTTTCGATCATTGCATAATTCTTAATTAAATGAGAAAGCCGATAGATTTATGTTCTATCGGCTTTCAATTTAAGAAAATTCCAGTTAAAAATTAATTATTAACGACTGTCGTCATATTAGTAGGTGTCACAGTCATTGTAGCCTTAACCTTGGCTGCACCATCATTACCGGTTTCTGTTCCAGTACCGACTAGAGTTACTTGTTGAGCTGCAACGGTTGCGGCAACAGCGGCACTCATGTTTGAAGTAGTTTGTAATTGTTGCGGTACAACCCAATTGGTGAATGTATTATTTCCACCACCTAGAGCTGTTGGTTTTCTGTAATAACCTTGTGCCATTGATCCGATTGTAGTTAAATCGGCAATAACTGCATCTCGGTTGGATGAAGCAGCACTCGCGGTGAACACATTGATACCAACTACAACAGCGATACCTACAATGATAACGCCAAGAACGATGAGTAATAATTGTTGTTGACCCATTTTTGAACTCCTCTTTTTTGTTGTTAATTAGTTAAAAGAAAATAGACACATAATTAATTTGTTTTTGTACCTTCCTTATTTTGAGCAACTGCAACAATAATTTTTTTTCTATATACCATTTACTGTGCCACAATTTTTATAAAATGTATTGTTTCTATTTTATCTTTTAGCAAAACTTAAACATTAATTATTAACTGTCGTTGAAATAATTGCATTCGGTCCAACAACCATTGTCACTCCGACAACAGTTGAACCATCTTTACCTATCTCCGTACCTAATCCAACTAGACTAACCGACTGTGCTGCAATTGTAACATTTACTGGTGTACCCATATTTAATGTTTGCACTAGAGCTGGTGGAACAGTCCAACCAGTAAATGAATTTGAGCCGCCAGTTAATATTGCTGCTTTTCTATAGTATTGTTGCGCCGTTAAAGCAATGTTCGTTAGATCTATTATTACCGCTTCTCTGTTTGACTCCATAGCACTTGCAGTAAATACACTAATAGCAACTACGACTGCTATACCAATTACAATAACACCGAGTACAAGTAGTAATAATTGTTGTTGACCCACAAAACATCTCCAAGAAAACTGTGAACTGGTAATTTTTTCCGATTATCTCAAGTCTAAGCTTATTATTTCAATACTATACACTCAATATTCAGACCAAATTTAGTCTACCAGATATTTCATATTTTCTTTGAAAATAATATAAAAAACAAAACTATTAATGCAAAGGAAAATCTTTGACAAATTGGATGGTCTTGTCCCTTGGGTAGAACTTACCTGTAAAATAGGGGAAGTACAATCCCAGAATGTGAGACTATTTAATGCGGATATGTAACTCGGTTAATTGTGAATCATCGACTTTTGAAGGTGATTCGTCCATAAGAGAGATACCGCTGGAAGTTTTTGGGAAAGCAATTACATCTCTTATTGAGGAGCGTCCGGCAAATAACATAGCTAACCGATCAAAACCGAAGGCAATGCCCCCGTGCGGTGGAGCGCCATATTTAAAAGCACCCATTAAAAATCCAAATTTTTCCTGGGCTTCTTCTTCGGTAATCCCCAAAGCATTAAACATCTTCGACTGTAAACTTGAATCATGAATTCTAATACTGCCGCCGGCGATTTCATTCCCATTCATAACTAAATCATAAGCTCTTGCTTTAACAAGTGACGGATTAGTATCCATCAGAGGAATATCTTCAATTCTTGGCGAAGTAAAAGGATGGTGCATTGCGTATAAACGTTTTGTTTCTTCATCCCACTCGAACAATGGAAAATCTGTAACCCAGAGAAGCGACGGCTTTGCATCAGTTAATATTAAATTCATTCGCTTTGCCATTTCTAATCGTAAAGCACCCATTAATGCGAGCGTCTTGAGTTTAGGACCCGCTAGAATAAATAAAAGATCTCCAGACTGCGCATTCATTTTTTTTATAATATTTTGTTTCTCTTCATCCGATAAAAATTTTGAGATTGGTGCATCAAGATCATTTTCTTTTACACGCATCCAGATTAAACCACCTGCACCAAGTTTTTTTACAAAGTCAGTAAGGACATCCAACTGATTTCTAGTATAGTCTCCGCATCCTTTGGCAAGTAGAGCAGTGATAATACCGCCATTTGCAACTGCATCTTTGAAAACTCTGAAATCAGATTTTGCAAAAACATCATTAAGTGTAACCATTTCGAGTGCAAAACGAAGGTCCGGTTTATCGCTGCCATATTTTTCCATTGCTTCATCAAAACTAAGACGCGGAATTGGAGAAACAAATTCTTGATTCAAGACTTCTTTAAAAAAGTCTCTCATCAATCCTTCGACTATTTCAAATATATCTTCCACATCAACAAATGACATTTCCACATCAATCTGTGTAAATTCGTATTGGCGGTCGGCTCTTAAATCTTCATCACGAAAACATTTTACAATTTGGAAGTATCTGTCCAATCCTGCAACCATTAAAATTTGCTTATACGTCTGCGGAGATTGAGGAAGAGCATAAAATTTTCCTTTATGCATTCGGCTCGGGACTAAAAAATCTCGTGCGCCCTCTGGTGTACTCTTCATTAAAATTGGAGTTTCAACTTCAACAAACCCATTCGCATCAAAGTATTTTCTGGTGATTTGATACATCTGATGCCGAAGCAATAAATTCTTTTGCATTTCATTTCTTCGGAGGTCTAAATACCGGTACTTTAATCGTAAATCTTCATGAGCATCAATCCCGTCTTCTATTGGAAATGGCGGGGTTTCAGCCTGGTTAAGAATTATCAGTTTATCAACCATAACGTCAATTAATCCGGTAGGTAATGAAATGTTTTCTGTTCCTTCCGGGCGTTTTCTAACTTTTCCTTCTATAGAAATTACATACTCATTGCGTAATTTTTTGCCCTGTTCATGCGATTCTAAATTATAATTTGGTTCAAAAACAACTTGAGTTATTCCATGACGGTCTCGCACCTCAATAAAAATTACTCCTCCAAGATCACGACGTATAGCAACCCAGCCGTTTAGTACAACATTTTGACCAACGTTCTTTTCTCTTAATTCTCCGCAGGTATGTGTTCTTTTATTAAACTTCATAAACTTAATTTCTCTCCAGATCTAAATTTAGAGTTAAAGATAAACATTTAAGAAGGGCTATTCAACAACGCTGAAGGGAGTAAATCTCAAAAGCTGAAATTGCTAATCTTCAATTTTTTGTCAGTTGTAAATATTCATAAAAAAATCACAGGAAATATTTATTTCACCAATATCATTTTCCGGACGCTTGAATATTCGTTTGTGTTAAGAACATAAAAATATACTCCGCTGGGGAACCATTTTTTTGCATCAAATTTCACTTCATATGCATTAGGTTTTTGAACTTGATCTACAATTCTTTCAATTTCTTTTCCCAGAACATCGTAAACAATTAGTTTAACATGAGCTTCTTTCTCAATATTGTATTTAATTATTGTTGAAGGATTAAACGGGTTGGGATAATTTTGAAATAACTCATATACTAAAGGCATATTTGGTTTTACAGACGTAAGTGTTTGTATCTTAGCATAATACGCCAATGTGCCTATCGCGGTTTTTGCACATTTTTCGAAATATGGTTTATTAATAAATGAAATGTTATCAAACGTTGTGTGATATCTTGGGTTAAAATCTTGACTAAAATATCCTTCGATAAGTAATACCGCAGAATAATTATAATTCCAAAATGAAGAGTGATCACTTGATGTGGAGCCCGGCTCAATTAAAGCAAATTTAAGTCCTATATCATAATCGAAATTTATTCTTAAAAGATTTCCGGCAATAAGATTTGAGTTACTTATACTCTTTGTATGTATTTCAGCTAAATTATCGTTGTTGCCATCCCATCCAATCATATCCATATTTATTACGGCAATAATGCTGTCATTCCTAGAAGATGCTTGCCGGGCATAATACCCACTGCCTAATAAACCAATTTCCTCATTATCCCATAGGGCATATATTATTGTGTAATCTGTTTTATACTTTGAAAGAATTCTCGCTGCTTCCAGTACAGCTGAAGTGCCGCTGCCGTTATCGTCTGCTCCCGGTGCGAAACTTTGATAAGGTCTATCATCAAAATGTGCACAAATAATTATTTGTTGATTCGGTTTGATAACTCCTTTTTGAATTCCTATTATATTTGCTCCACCTCCATCGAATCTCTGTAATGATGTTGTTAAGCCATATTTTTTAAATCTGTCTTGTAAATATTCTTCAGCATAAACATTTCCTATATCTGCGTTAGCTCTCGAGTAAATAAATACGTTCCCGTTTGGAATTTTTACCGGTTTGTCTCCTGTTAGTTCTTTAAGATTTTCGTAAAGCGAATCTATGTTGACTTGATTGATTACTGAGGAGATTTTAGGATCAACTTGCGCAAAGTATAGATGAGTTTGAAAAAATAATAATAGAAATCCAAGTTGGGAAATTCTTCGCATCTGTATAATCCTTATTTGTTGTTTGCTAATTAAGAAAAAGAAGCACTCGCAGACAAGGCAATAATTAAACACAGAGGGCAGCTTGCTTTTTTACAAATTCTACCTTATTTTTTCAGTCAAATTTAGACATTCTCCTAATTAAATAAGTGGTTTTATGCTAGATGACTTAGATATCACAATTCTTAAAAAACTCCAAGAGAACGGAAGAACAAAACGTAACGAACTTGCCGATGCTGTCGGATTATCAATTCCCTCTTTAAGTGAGCGATTAAGAAAATTAGAAGACCATAAAGTGATCGAAGGTTACTATACAAAATTAAACCGTCACACATTTGGATATGATATAATGGCGTTCGTATCTGTTATCATGGATTCTTCTAAAAGCTATGAAAAATTTTCCGAGCATGTTAAAAAGTCTCCGGAAATTTTAGAATGCCATTCAATTCTAGGAGAGGGTTCTCATATTTTAAAGATAGTTGCAAAAGAGACAAAAGATTTGGAAACACTTTTAAGCAAGATTCAATCATGGCCCGGTGTTACAAGAACAATAACAAGTTTTGTTTTATCCTCAATAAAGGAAACTACGAGTTTACATTTACAAACTAAAAAGGAGTCATAATGGCAAAGGTATCTTCTCCTGAACAAAATGTTCTTGCTTTTATTAAGGAGAACAAAATTCAGTTCATAGATTTCAAGTTCATGGATTTCCCCGGACAGTGGCAGCATTTTACTGTTCCGGTAAGTCAGTTTAATGAAGACTCATTCGAAGACGGGTTCGGGTTTGATGGATCTTCAATCCGCGGATGGAAAGCAATCAATGAAAGCGATATGCTTATCATTCCTGATGCCGGTACAATGTTTTTGGATCCATTTGTAAAGGCACCAACCATCTCTCTCGTCTGCGATGTATTTGAACCGGCGACTAAAGAGAAATACTCACGCTGTCCAAGGAATATCGCTCAAAAGGCAGAAGCGTATTTAAAATCTACAGGAATTGCAGACACTGCATATTTCGGCCCGGAAGCTGAATTTTTTATATTAGATGATGTTCGATTCGATTCCGGTCCAAATTTTTCTTTTTATTCTGTTGATTCGGTTGAAGGAAGATGGAATAGTGGTCGCGAAGAAAATCCGAACTTGGGTTATAAGCCCCGTTACAAAGAAGGATATTTTCCTGTTCCGCCAACAGATCAATTGATGGATCTTCGCAATGATATGGTTTTGAACTTAGAAAATTTAGGAATTGAAGTTGAAGCTCAGCATCATGAAGTTGCAAGTGGAGGTCAATGTGAAATAGATATGAAATTCAAACCGCTACTAACTGCAGCCGATCAATTACTGATGTTCAAATACGTAGTTAAGAATACCGCAAAACAAAACGGCAAGACAGTAACATATATGCCGAAGCCAATCTTCGGCGATAACGGAAGCGGTATGCATGTTCATACCAGTTTATGGATGAAAGGAAAACCTCTTTTTGCAGGAGGCGGCTACGCGGGATTAAGTGATATGGCTCTTTATTTTATAGGTGGAATTTTACGGCATGCACCGGCTCTTCTCTCAATTACAAATCCAACCACAAATTCTTACAAGCGTTTAGTACCTGGTTTTGAAGCTCCAGTTAATCTTGCATATTCATCAAACAACCGAAGTGCATCGGTCCGTATCCCTTTCGGGAATTCTCCTAAAGCAAAACGTATTGAATTTCGTTGCCCTGATCCCGCCGCAAATCCTTATCTAGCTTTCTCGGCAATTTTAATGGCTGGGCTTGATGGAATCCAAAACAGAATTGATCCGGGCGAGCCGCTTGATAAAGATATTTATGATATGTCTCCCGAAGAATTAAAAGATGTTCCTTCAACTCCGGAATCACTTGGACACGCGCTCAAAGCATTAGCCGCCGATCATGAATTCTTATTAAAAGGCGATGTATTTACAGAAGACGTTATCAACACTTGGA is a genomic window containing:
- a CDS encoding M28 family peptidase, with the protein product MRRISQLGFLLLFFQTHLYFAQVDPKISSVINQVNIDSLYENLKELTGDKPVKIPNGNVFIYSRANADIGNVYAEEYLQDRFKKYGLTTSLQRFDGGGANIIGIQKGVIKPNQQIIICAHFDDRPYQSFAPGADDNGSGTSAVLEAARILSKYKTDYTIIYALWDNEEIGLLGSGYYARQASSRNDSIIAVINMDMIGWDGNNDNLAEIHTKSISNSNLIAGNLLRINFDYDIGLKFALIEPGSTSSDHSSFWNYNYSAVLLIEGYFSQDFNPRYHTTFDNISFINKPYFEKCAKTAIGTLAYYAKIQTLTSVKPNMPLVYELFQNYPNPFNPSTIIKYNIEKEAHVKLIVYDVLGKEIERIVDQVQKPNAYEVKFDAKKWFPSGVYFYVLNTNEYSSVRKMILVK
- the glnA gene encoding type I glutamate--ammonia ligase — its product is MAKVSSPEQNVLAFIKENKIQFIDFKFMDFPGQWQHFTVPVSQFNEDSFEDGFGFDGSSIRGWKAINESDMLIIPDAGTMFLDPFVKAPTISLVCDVFEPATKEKYSRCPRNIAQKAEAYLKSTGIADTAYFGPEAEFFILDDVRFDSGPNFSFYSVDSVEGRWNSGREENPNLGYKPRYKEGYFPVPPTDQLMDLRNDMVLNLENLGIEVEAQHHEVASGGQCEIDMKFKPLLTAADQLLMFKYVVKNTAKQNGKTVTYMPKPIFGDNGSGMHVHTSLWMKGKPLFAGGGYAGLSDMALYFIGGILRHAPALLSITNPTTNSYKRLVPGFEAPVNLAYSSNNRSASVRIPFGNSPKAKRIEFRCPDPAANPYLAFSAILMAGLDGIQNRIDPGEPLDKDIYDMSPEELKDVPSTPESLGHALKALAADHEFLLKGDVFTEDVINTWIKYKIEKEIKPAALRPTPFEFEQYFDV
- the aspS gene encoding aspartate--tRNA ligase; translation: MKFNKRTHTCGELREKNVGQNVVLNGWVAIRRDLGGVIFIEVRDRHGITQVVFEPNYNLESHEQGKKLRNEYVISIEGKVRKRPEGTENISLPTGLIDVMVDKLIILNQAETPPFPIEDGIDAHEDLRLKYRYLDLRRNEMQKNLLLRHQMYQITRKYFDANGFVEVETPILMKSTPEGARDFLVPSRMHKGKFYALPQSPQTYKQILMVAGLDRYFQIVKCFRDEDLRADRQYEFTQIDVEMSFVDVEDIFEIVEGLMRDFFKEVLNQEFVSPIPRLSFDEAMEKYGSDKPDLRFALEMVTLNDVFAKSDFRVFKDAVANGGIITALLAKGCGDYTRNQLDVLTDFVKKLGAGGLIWMRVKENDLDAPISKFLSDEEKQNIIKKMNAQSGDLLFILAGPKLKTLALMGALRLEMAKRMNLILTDAKPSLLWVTDFPLFEWDEETKRLYAMHHPFTSPRIEDIPLMDTNPSLVKARAYDLVMNGNEIAGGSIRIHDSSLQSKMFNALGITEEEAQEKFGFLMGAFKYGAPPHGGIAFGFDRLAMLFAGRSSIRDVIAFPKTSSGISLMDESPSKVDDSQLTELHIRIK
- a CDS encoding Lrp/AsnC family transcriptional regulator; this translates as MLDDLDITILKKLQENGRTKRNELADAVGLSIPSLSERLRKLEDHKVIEGYYTKLNRHTFGYDIMAFVSVIMDSSKSYEKFSEHVKKSPEILECHSILGEGSHILKIVAKETKDLETLLSKIQSWPGVTRTITSFVLSSIKETTSLHLQTKKES